The Actinomyces viscosus genome segment TCATCGACGCCACCGGCGGTGGCGGCTGGGGACCGGTGACCACGACGACGCTGCTGACCCACGGTCGCACTTCCCCGCGCACGGTGGTCGGCTCGGTGGGCGCCTCGGAGTTCCTGGTGACCGTGGCGGCCTCGGCCGGCTTCCTCACCGGCCTGGGAACGGCGGGCATCAGCATCGGGATCGTCCTGGCCCTCCTGGCCGGCGGGCTGGTGGCGGCACCGATCGCGGCCTGGCTCGTCTCCCGCCTGCCCGGCTCGGTGCTGGGCACCGCCGTCGGCGGGCTGATCCTGGCCACGAACCTACGCGTCCTGCTGTCGTGGGCCGGGGCCTCGGCCCGGACCGGGGTCCTGTCCTATGGGGTGCTCATCGCCCTGTGGGCGGTATTCCTGCGTCTGTCGGTCCGCAAGGCGCGGGCCACGGCCCGTCAGGCCCAGGCGGAGACCGGGCAGGCGCTGGAGGAGGTCAGCGCCGAGACCTCGCACGTGGGTGCATCGGCCTCGGCAGGTGAGCCGGTGGTCGCTCCCGCTTCCACCGGGCCGACGTCAGTCGACCTGGTGCACCCTCGCAGGCCCGCCGAGCTGGTGGTGGAGCCGGTATGAGTCCTCGTCCTCTGGTCCTGCTCGCCCACGGCTCGCGCCGGCCCGGGCCGTCCTCGGTCATGTCGCGCACCGCGCAGCGCATCCGCACGATCTTGCCTGAGGTGGAGGTGCGCACCGGATACGTCGAGCTCCAGCCCCCGAATCCGGCCACGGCACTGGCGGGGCTGGTGGATCCGGTGGTGCTGCCCTTCTTCCTGGCCCGCGGCTACCACGTCCTCAACGATGTTCCGGCAGCGGTGCAACGGCACGGCTCGGGAACGGTCACCGGGCACCTGGGGGCCGAGGACCGTCTGGTGGAGGCGGTGGCGCAGCGTCTGCACGAGGCGGCCGCGCCCCTGGGCGGGCTGGCAAGCCTCGACCACATCGTCCTGGGCGCTGCGGGGTCCCGTCAGGCAGCGGCGCTTGAGGAGGTCGAGGCCGTCAGCCGCATGCTGGAGGAGCGTCTGGGCCGCAGGGTGACGCCCGCCTACCTCTCGGCGGCGCGTCCCACCGTGCGTGACGCGGTGAACGCGGGGCGCGCCCGGGGAGCCCGCCGGGTGGGGGTTGCCACCTACCTGCTGGCGGAGGGCCGTTTCCACCGGGCCCTGCACTCCACGGGCGCCGACGTCGTCGCCGCACCCATCGGCGACCATCCGGCGGTCGCGGAGCTGGTGGCCCACCGCTACCGGGAGCTGGTCGCCTGACCGCGACGCGCGCGGCGCCCCCTCACGGACGTGCACGTCGGCCCCTCAAGCCCGCTGACGCGTTCGGCGCGGCGGTCGTCAGTCGGTGCCGTTGCCGAGGAGACGCTCAGACAGGCGCTGAATGATGGGCTCGATCTCCTCCGAGGAGGTGGCCGCGGCACTCACACGACCGAAGATGCTCACAGCGAGGAGTCCGAACGCGGTTTCCTCGTCCTGCCGGCTCGGCTCGCCGCGCCCGCGGGAACG includes the following:
- a CDS encoding sulfite exporter TauE/SafE family protein — encoded protein: MRKLVLLALVGLAAQLVDGSLGMGYGMTSSSLLLLAGLSPALASASVHLAEIGTTLASGASHWRLGNTDPRLVARLGLPGAVGAFSGATVLSHLSTRAATPVTAALLILLGAYVLGRFALRPPQGSDRRSPHGRRLLVPLGLVGGFIDATGGGGWGPVTTTTLLTHGRTSPRTVVGSVGASEFLVTVAASAGFLTGLGTAGISIGIVLALLAGGLVAAPIAAWLVSRLPGSVLGTAVGGLILATNLRVLLSWAGASARTGVLSYGVLIALWAVFLRLSVRKARATARQAQAETGQALEEVSAETSHVGASASAGEPVVAPASTGPTSVDLVHPRRPAELVVEPV
- a CDS encoding sirohydrochlorin chelatase, translating into MSPRPLVLLAHGSRRPGPSSVMSRTAQRIRTILPEVEVRTGYVELQPPNPATALAGLVDPVVLPFFLARGYHVLNDVPAAVQRHGSGTVTGHLGAEDRLVEAVAQRLHEAAAPLGGLASLDHIVLGAAGSRQAAALEEVEAVSRMLEERLGRRVTPAYLSAARPTVRDAVNAGRARGARRVGVATYLLAEGRFHRALHSTGADVVAAPIGDHPAVAELVAHRYRELVA